From Algoriphagus sp. NG3, the proteins below share one genomic window:
- a CDS encoding two-component regulator propeller domain-containing protein yields MNKWYFHVLSVVILVFVFSGRTMGQPHYQFQHLTTDEGLSNSNVSAVLKDSYGFLWIGMESGLSRYDGYGFKNYTAEPGLPNTSSFNNIWGLQEDGLGYIWISSFSYMVYNRSKDSFITDVPGFLREMGIFVDQNYQVYVDKKKDVWVMDGRKMHHYNTDTRMVSVFNLNIQLEDVSSVHLSDDGEHLYGMLKPGMLWQMNVQTGTQKLHRLEDIAHSHLYNKVYADSRGGLWLFSGKSGLVYYRETPNDAWKGLLMSSNGKGVSNRVLNVLDDESGHIWIGTDHNGLFIYDRASGTLTNLLEDQGNKTSISSNNVVCLYRDDRGIIWIGHNKKGMSYYHDSFNNIVSADYPECRDVSAILEDRNGNIWLGTDGDGLFLTENIDDGKIKKLPIGNSTAIVSLLEDHKGRIWIGTYLDGLVCYENGVFNRYTTANSGLASNNIWNLKEDRYGDLWIGTLEGGIQYLSNGNGKVGLDSLTTVCEWMKHPLDMYYDGGDKLYVGTVYGLYVVDITSGSCSILEGNSRGTQNFSQMLISNVYKAENGNILLGHPTGVTLWDVKKDTLYFINENNGLSDNIVRGIIEDDNHNIWVTTSNGLSVLSTERDSQDFLKVSSRNFSTKDGFKNNYFNNRSIYKLRNRDILVGGTEGFTIVNPNKIVEKNQPLAKVSFTDLSVGNNSIKVDSLYNGHTILKLPMELTDSLTFQHSDRMIVLRFTTGDLLYADKVRYSYRLEGFSQDWITIQENKVTFSSLLPGNYKLFVKAGNSDGVWNNVPTVLYITVAPPFYLSRWAIALYVILAISLISYVIYRTRNLQRIRLEQQKVQLEREQEVNLNEMKLKFFTNVSHDLRTPLTLITTPLQAILEGDLEDGLRQKLNVINKNAGQLLRLINSLLDFRKLDAKAESLNLRQGDFIGFIRNICLPFHNYAIDRQMSFVFTSETECLLMEFDSAKVQKIMLNLLSNAFKFTQSGESVGVHVTGEGDFVSVSVLDSGQGIADKDKAYIFERFYQAIQAQDNLGSGIGLHIVSEYVQMHGGGIAVNDNEPRGSVFTFRLPIIETGKSALESEEESIDEVEAGIEVQISPSKPVLLFVDDNLDLCEFMAGSLSDEFTVILAHNGQEAMEQLEINDVRVVVSDVMMPVMSGTELCHRIKTNIHWSHIPVILLTARTAEEYQIEGLEMGADDYLTKPFNFNLLKLRIRKFLEWTELSHITFSQKMDVSPSEITITSLDQKLIEKAIKVVEEHISEPEFSVEDLGSEVGLSRSHLYKKLMNITGKGPAEFIRTIRLKRGRQLLEQNQMQIAEVAYSVGFNSPKRFTINFKNEFGILPSEYLRSIK; encoded by the coding sequence ATGAATAAGTGGTATTTCCATGTTTTGAGTGTTGTAATACTGGTTTTTGTTTTTTCCGGGCGGACGATGGGGCAGCCGCATTATCAATTCCAACATCTCACGACAGATGAAGGACTTTCCAACAGCAATGTCAGCGCTGTTTTAAAGGATAGCTATGGCTTTTTGTGGATCGGCATGGAATCGGGGCTAAGCCGCTATGATGGCTACGGTTTTAAAAACTATACTGCTGAACCCGGGCTACCAAATACAAGCTCATTCAATAATATTTGGGGATTGCAGGAAGACGGACTAGGCTACATCTGGATCAGTAGTTTTTCTTACATGGTGTACAACCGAAGCAAGGACAGTTTCATTACAGATGTGCCCGGATTTTTGAGGGAGATGGGAATATTTGTAGACCAAAATTACCAAGTGTATGTAGATAAAAAAAAGGATGTATGGGTGATGGATGGGCGGAAGATGCACCATTACAATACTGATACAAGAATGGTAAGCGTCTTCAATCTGAACATTCAGCTAGAAGACGTGAGCTCTGTTCACTTGAGTGATGATGGAGAGCATTTATATGGGATGTTGAAGCCGGGGATGTTATGGCAAATGAATGTGCAGACGGGGACTCAGAAACTGCACAGGCTAGAAGATATAGCGCATTCCCACCTATACAATAAAGTGTATGCTGATAGCCGCGGTGGCTTATGGCTCTTTTCCGGTAAATCTGGGTTGGTATACTATCGGGAGACCCCCAATGATGCTTGGAAAGGATTATTGATGAGCTCAAATGGCAAGGGGGTAAGCAACAGGGTTTTGAATGTGCTGGATGATGAAAGCGGTCATATATGGATAGGGACTGACCATAACGGATTGTTTATATATGATAGAGCCAGCGGTACCCTCACCAATCTACTGGAGGATCAAGGAAATAAAACTTCGATTTCATCCAATAATGTGGTGTGCCTTTATCGGGATGATAGGGGAATAATATGGATAGGGCATAATAAAAAAGGCATGTCATATTACCATGATAGTTTTAATAATATCGTAAGTGCTGATTATCCCGAATGCAGGGATGTCAGTGCGATTCTGGAAGATAGAAATGGGAATATATGGTTAGGTACAGATGGTGATGGCTTATTTTTAACTGAAAATATCGATGATGGGAAAATAAAAAAGCTCCCTATAGGCAACAGCACGGCTATCGTTTCTTTATTGGAGGATCATAAGGGACGGATATGGATTGGCACCTACCTGGATGGCCTTGTTTGTTATGAAAACGGTGTGTTTAACAGATATACCACAGCGAATAGCGGATTAGCATCGAATAATATTTGGAACTTGAAGGAGGACAGGTACGGGGATTTGTGGATAGGGACTTTGGAAGGGGGGATACAATACCTCAGCAATGGTAATGGTAAAGTGGGACTGGATTCTCTTACCACCGTTTGTGAGTGGATGAAACATCCTCTTGATATGTATTATGACGGTGGGGACAAGCTGTATGTTGGGACCGTATATGGGCTCTATGTGGTGGATATTACATCCGGCAGCTGCTCTATTCTTGAAGGTAATTCTCGGGGAACCCAGAATTTCAGCCAAATGCTAATATCTAATGTCTACAAAGCTGAAAACGGTAATATTTTGCTGGGACATCCTACCGGAGTTACCCTTTGGGATGTGAAAAAGGATACGCTTTATTTTATAAATGAAAACAATGGTCTTTCCGATAATATCGTACGCGGCATCATTGAAGATGACAATCATAACATTTGGGTGACCACAAGCAATGGTCTTTCTGTGCTTTCCACAGAGCGTGACAGTCAGGATTTCCTGAAGGTTAGTAGCAGAAATTTTTCTACCAAAGACGGGTTTAAGAATAACTATTTTAACAATCGATCTATATATAAACTCCGAAACCGTGATATTCTGGTAGGGGGAACAGAAGGATTTACTATTGTAAACCCCAATAAAATAGTGGAAAAAAACCAACCACTTGCCAAAGTGAGTTTTACGGATTTGAGTGTAGGGAATAATAGTATTAAAGTGGATTCCCTGTACAATGGGCATACCATACTTAAGCTTCCTATGGAACTGACAGATTCCCTTACTTTTCAGCACAGTGATAGGATGATTGTGTTGCGGTTCACGACGGGCGATTTGCTGTATGCGGATAAGGTAAGGTATTCCTATAGACTGGAGGGTTTTAGTCAGGACTGGATTACCATACAGGAGAACAAAGTCACATTCTCTTCGCTGCTTCCTGGGAATTACAAGCTATTTGTCAAGGCGGGTAATAGTGATGGAGTTTGGAACAACGTGCCAACGGTTTTGTATATAACCGTTGCTCCTCCTTTTTATTTATCCAGGTGGGCAATTGCCTTGTATGTGATTTTGGCTATTAGCCTCATCTCCTATGTGATATATCGTACTCGAAACCTTCAGCGCATCAGGCTTGAGCAGCAAAAAGTTCAATTGGAGCGGGAACAGGAGGTCAATCTCAATGAAATGAAACTGAAGTTTTTTACCAATGTCAGTCATGATCTGAGAACGCCCCTTACGCTTATCACCACTCCGTTGCAGGCTATTCTTGAAGGGGATCTCGAAGATGGGCTGCGCCAAAAGCTAAATGTAATCAACAAGAATGCAGGACAATTATTAAGGTTGATTAATAGCTTATTGGATTTTCGCAAGTTGGATGCAAAGGCTGAATCTTTGAATTTGAGACAGGGGGATTTCATTGGGTTTATAAGGAATATATGTTTACCCTTTCATAATTATGCTATTGACCGGCAGATGAGCTTTGTGTTCACTAGCGAGACGGAATGCCTTCTGATGGAGTTTGATTCGGCAAAGGTTCAAAAGATTATGCTCAACCTGCTTTCCAATGCCTTTAAGTTCACCCAGAGTGGAGAATCAGTTGGAGTGCATGTCACCGGGGAGGGTGATTTTGTATCAGTAAGTGTTTTAGACTCAGGACAAGGAATAGCAGATAAGGACAAGGCGTATATATTTGAACGATTTTATCAGGCTATCCAAGCACAGGATAATTTGGGCAGTGGAATCGGCCTTCATATTGTGAGCGAATATGTCCAAATGCATGGAGGGGGCATTGCAGTGAACGACAATGAGCCCCGGGGTTCTGTGTTTACTTTTAGGCTGCCGATAATCGAAACAGGCAAGTCCGCACTAGAATCCGAAGAGGAATCAATAGATGAAGTTGAAGCAGGTATAGAGGTTCAAATTTCTCCTTCTAAACCTGTATTGCTTTTTGTTGACGACAATTTAGATCTCTGCGAATTTATGGCAGGCAGCCTCTCAGATGAATTTACAGTTATCCTGGCTCATAACGGTCAGGAGGCAATGGAACAACTTGAAATAAATGATGTAAGGGTAGTAGTAAGTGATGTCATGATGCCAGTGATGTCAGGAACAGAACTTTGCCATCGGATCAAAACAAACATACATTGGTCCCACATCCCTGTTATCCTGCTGACGGCCCGTACAGCTGAGGAATACCAGATTGAGGGTTTGGAGATGGGAGCCGATGATTACCTGACCAAACCTTTCAATTTTAATCTATTGAAATTACGGATCCGTAAATTTTTGGAATGGACCGAACTGAGCCATATCACATTTAGTCAGAAAATGGATGTTTCTCCCAGCGAGATAACCATCACTTCACTGGATCAAAAACTGATCGAAAAAGCTATTAAAGTAGTGGAAGAGCACATCAGTGAGCCGGAGTTCTCTGTGGAGGATCTTGGAAGCGAGGTAGGTCTCAGTAGAAGTCATTTGTATAAGAAATTGATGAACATCACCGGCAAAGGGCCGGCAGAGTTTATACGTACCATTCGCTTAAAGCGAGGCAGACAGCTGCTGGAGCAAAACCAGATGCAAATAGCCGAAGTTGCCTATAGCGTCGGCTTCAACTCACCGAAAAGGTTCACCATCAATTTCAAAAACGAATTTGGTATTCTGCCCTCAGAGTATTTACGTAGTATAAAGTAA